A stretch of DNA from Spirochaetaceae bacterium:
AGTACGGCGGTGCGTGCCAGGTGTGGCGCGTCAGCTTGGGCGCGCCGTGCGCCGGCGGCGCGGGCGGGCTGGCGCCGCGGTCGAGCGACTGCGTGAAGTGCTCGATCCAGTGGTCGGACAGGTAGGGATGGAGCGCTTCCAGGTACGGGACCTCGACGTGCACATCCGCGTCGATGAGGGACGAACCATTCATCTCTGGGCGCAGTCACCGTACCACGGACGCCGTGCCGTTGTCCGTCGAGGATTCAGATCCTGGTGCGACGGTCCGGAGCTTGCGCCGGCAGACCCCGCGCGTGGCTGACCAGGGCCGTTACGAGGTGTTGGTTGAGGCTCACGCCTTCCTCTTCGGCGGCGCTCGCCAGCTCCCGATGCAAGCTCTTCGGAAGACGCAGCGTCACGCGACCGCTGTACTGATCCTGCGGGCGGACGGGAGGCGGAAAGGGGCGACCGGTTTCGGCAAACATCGCGGCGGCGGTTTCGATAGTGTCGATGGCCAGAGCGTAGGCCTCCTGTGCCGACTCCGCAAACTCGCGAACGTCGGGCAACTCCTTGATTCGCTCCTCGAACAGCGGCGCCGACCGGGAGTAGCGGGTTTCCGGAAATTCTGGCAGGTTCATGAACGATCGCAGACACGGGGCTGACCACGGAGACAGTCATTGCGTCTTGGGTCTACGGGGACCGCGCCGCCGCGCCGTGCGACCGCAGCTTACCGTATCGCTCGCAGAAGAAGCGAACACACTCGGGGGCCAGATCGATCGCTTGCTCATCCTGTTCGCCGGTCTCAGGATTGGGCCAGACCAAGGCGTAGTCGGCTCGAACCATACGGAATCGTTTCTTGTCCCTCAGCGATTGAAACACGACGCCGGGATTCTCCTCGATCAGGAGCGGCCGAAAGTCCAACTCGTAGATGGAAACGTCCAATTCCTCCTCGAACCATAGTCGCAACACGTAGTCGGTCACGTGCTCAACCTGCAGCAAGCCTCGCTCCCATCGGTTCGTCCACTTGCTCGGGTCATCGGCAGCGGCTCGCCACTCGTTCCATCTCATGGTATTCATCCCACTACGGAAACCGGCTGCCCCCGCCGGGATCGATCCCACTGCTCCAGCAGCTCTTCCTCGTGTGCTT
This window harbors:
- a CDS encoding toxin-antitoxin system HicB family antitoxin; this encodes MNLPEFPETRYSRSAPLFEERIKELPDVREFAESAQEAYALAIDTIETAAAMFAETGRPFPPPVRPQDQYSGRVTLRLPKSLHRELASAAEEEGVSLNQHLVTALVSHARGLPAQAPDRRTRI